One segment of Fusarium oxysporum f. sp. lycopersici 4287 chromosome 15, whole genome shotgun sequence DNA contains the following:
- a CDS encoding hypothetical protein (At least one base has a quality score < 10), which yields MAADDSYTAADERARAARRAGLQAKKDEQPANTARSYAAKQREWKAWCRTPRAAADGSLYSWPDGELVTPDKLAAWLKEDILLRRVAPPQKKPRTRGKGKGKGKAVQLRRQLEQEQLEAAALAEAESLAEALEVPLAEAAELLADDREGYVPPTALAPAAADLAEGSLLTRGTIDAYIAAVIELWRLQVAHGNANTENPRGAAVRGFLEQRGRQRGKHDRASFKDRGTDGIPAGYSPDEWLRVQDLLLSGAAYMPQNLRTRVDLLFGHYYLLRGENRRKMELADLSLLDYPSSEGPTPCGCLVTLLRDGKLNKTAKKEFMGALRHKNPLFCTQGALAQLFFWRWHVAGEPSPSFRRRQDWYRIKVLVGRDREQELSYPTQLQETWRIFGAAGLMASKKTHLPRRVGAQDAETHGTSLAQISQAGRWNQSVLCQAYLTHLPRQFMRIVAGFSASPGDYFLARAAHEPPYVLQKQLWPWIEEWEPRFEARARRQCWAEGGLDDDDLAADGFLKLMRRLRIVLLQDLAVLQPRYPSLPFFAYAPFNGPEWDEFAVAVRSDAVGATEPLSLLVQRALPELSGVLESTREAVLQNSQRLAIRLEARLEGIQGGLDAVLQGKVPVTFTGHFGAGPAVSLAPAPAPEPPVPGMPVVVALAKVFTVRDVWKEWEEGIAGQPAVRVLEETWGSRWRPGNGIRVQFCRRKVIWDELLARTASGKSKEEAVAELELLRAGRSLNRLVDELKQRRRRGRGQGQGRIRVQVGTPVPDDPGPGPRPTRGQGHRGQGHRGRWARLGRRRTAPRRR from the exons ATGGCCGCAGACGACTCGTACACGGCCGCAGACGAGCGTGCCCGTGCCGCCCGGAGGGCGGGCCTtcaggcgaagaaggacgaACAGCCGGCGAACACGGCACGGAGTTATGCTGCGAAGCAGCGGGAGTGGAAG GCCTGGTGCCGTACGCCTCGGGCTGCGGCAGACGGCTCACTTTATAGCTGGCCCGACGGCGAGCTCGTAACCCCAGACAAGCTAGCAGCGTGGCtcaaagaggatatcctcttaCGACGCGTTGCCCCGCCGCAAAAGAAACCACGGACACGGGgtaagggcaagggcaaaggaaaggctgTACAGTTACGGCGGCAGCTCGAAcaggagcagctcgaggcCGCGGCCCTGGCAGAGGCCGAAAGCCTAGCCGAAGCCCTAGAGGTCCCCCTGGCCGAGGCCGCCGAGCTGCTTGCGGACGACCGCGAGGGCTACGTGCCACCCACGGCCCTTGCGCCGGCTGCAGCAGACCTTGCCGAAGGATCTCTGCTTACGAGGGGCACTATCGACGCCTATATCGCGGCCGTTATCGAGCTCTGGCGGCTCCAGGTAGCCCACGGCAACGCAAACACGGAAAACCCCCGGGGCGCCGCCGTACGAGGCTTCCTTGAGCAACGCGGCCGGCAGCGGGGGAAGCACGACCGCGCCTCCTTTAAAGACCGCGGGACTGATGGGATCCCGGCCGGCTATTCACCCGACGAATGGCTCCGGGTCCAggatctccttctcagcgggGCCGCATACATGCCGCAAAACCTCCGTACGCGAGTTGACCTCCTATTCGGCCACTACTACCTCTTACGGGGGGAAAACCGCCGTAAGATGGAGCTTGCAGACCTGTCTCTACTCGACTATCCGTCTTCAGAAGGCCCGACCCCCTGTGGCTGCCTCGTTACCCTTTTGCGAGACGGTAAGCTAAACAAGACGGCAAAGAAAGAGTTCATGGGTGCCCTCCGGCACAAGAACCCCTTGTTCTGTACGCAAGGGGCCTTAGcacagctcttcttctggcgcTGGCACGTCGCCGGCGAGCCGTCCCCGTCATTCCGGCGCCGCCAGGACTGGTATCGgatcaaggttcttgtcGGACGGGACCGCGAGCAGGAGCTCTCGTACCCGACGCAGCTACAAGAGACCTGGCGTATCTTCGGTGCTGCTGGCCTTATGGCGTCAAAGAAGACGCACCTCCCGCGCAGGGTAGGCGCCCAGGACGCGGAGACCCACGGCACGTCGCTCGCCCAGATCTCGCAGGCCGGCCGCTGGAACCAGAGCGTGCTCTGCCAGGCCTATCTTACGCATCTACCGCGCCAGTTCATGCGTATTGTCGCCGGCTTCTCGGCATCACCCGGGGACTACTTCCTCGCGCGTGCGGCCCACGAGCCCCCGTATGTCTTACAAAAGCAGCTCTGGCCGTGGATCGAGGAGTGGGAGCCTCGCTTTGAGGCTCGCGCACGCCGGCAATGCTGGGCAGAAGGTGgcctcgacgacgacgacctAGCCGCCGACGGCTTCCTTAAGCTTATGCGGCGCCTGCGCATAGTACTGTTACAGGACCTGGCTGTATTGCAGCCTCGCTATCCGTCGCTACCCTTCTTCGCCTACGCCCCTTTTAACGGGCCCGAATGGGATGAGTTCGCCGTCGCCGTTCGCTCTGACGCGGTAGGGGCTACGGAGCCGTTAAGCCTGCTCGTACAACGCGCGCTGCCAGAGCTTAGCGGTGTGTTAGAGAGCACACGCGAGGCCGTCTTACAGAATAGCCAGCGGCTGGCCATCCGGCTAGAGGCCCGGCTAGAAGGAATTCAGGGCGGCCTCGATGCCGTCCTCCAAGGCAAGGTCCCTGTCACCTTTACGGGCCACTTTGGAGCCGGGCCAGCAGTGTCGCTGGCgccggctccggctccagagcctccagTACCAGGTATGCCCGTCGTTGTAGCCCTGGCCAAGGTCTTTACAGTGCGGGATGTCTGGAAGGAATGGGAGGAAGGGATTGCAGGTCAGCCGGCCGTACGGGTGCTAGAAGAGACGTGGGGAAGCCGCTGGCGCCCGGGGAACGGGATCAGGGTGCAGTTCTGTCGCCGGAAGGTGATCTGGGACGAGCTTTTGGCCCGCACGGCGTCCGGCAAGAGCAAGGAGGAGGCAGTTGCAGAGCTAGAGCTCTTACGCGCTGGCCGGAGCTTGAACCGgctcgtcgacgagctcaaacAGCGCCGCCGGCGGGGCCGGGGCCAAGGCCAGGGCCGGATACGGGTACAGGTAGGGACCCCCGTGCCCGATGACCCAGGCCCGGGACCAAGGCCGACTCGGGGCCAGGGCCATCGGGGGCAGGGCCATCGGGGGCGCTGGGCTCGGCTAGGGAGGAGGCGGACCGCCCCTCGTCGACGGTAA
- a CDS encoding oxidoreductase: protein MAENLMAKAAESVLGHSDQDRATHVDISNPDREGHKYADESGEKMKALVWIGKNDVRVVETSKPRIIEDHDAIVRVTGTSICGSDVHIMHAAILQAEKGDILGHEFCGVIEAVGSAVTKFSPGDRVVNSFVVSCGKCEFCKQNLTTACEKTNASTVHEKLYGSRMGGIFGYSHFTGGYAGGQAEFVRVPLADNNLLRLPHSVPDEKGLYLSDVLPTSYHSVYYTGVKANDCVAIWGLGPIGLMACVWAFQMGAKRVIAIDNNWRTEYAKPKIENLETINYTTLASGETVPDKVHEMVPGGVDVSIDATGGEYAKGWAHKLEIWAGLEQDTSEMINECIRSTRKFGAVGIIGDYVGVTNHFNVGSLMERGIRLIGCGQAPVQKYWEDLLYKVENLTIDPTIMLTHRFKIDDIAKGYYVQEKREKGLVKCFVETRFSARPAPDTPELTTL, encoded by the exons ATGGCTGAGAACTTGATGGCGAAGGCGGCGGAGTCAGTTTTGGGTCATAGCGACCAGGACCGTGCCACACACGTTGATATCTCGAATCCAGACCGCGAAGGTCACAAGTACGCGGATGAGAGTggggagaagatgaaggcatTAGTCTGGATCGGCAAGAATGATGTCCGCGTTG TTGAGACTAGCAAACCTCGAATTATTGAGGACCACGACGCGATTGTGAGAGTTACTGGTACATCGATCTGTGGCAGTGACGTTCATATCATGCATGCAGCGATTCTTCAGGCCGAGAAGGGCGATATTTTAGGTCATGAGTTCTGCGGCGTTATCGAGGCTGTGGGCTCAGCTGTGACCAAATTCTCGCCAGGAGACCGCGTCGTCAATAGTTTCGTTGTCTCATGTGGCAAATGCGAATTTTGCAAACAGAACCTAACCACGGCTTGCGAAAAGACAAATGCATCGACAGTTCATGAGAAGCTGTATGGCTCACGGATGGGCGGCATTTTTGGGTACTCTCATTTTACTGGCGGCTATGCTGGCGGCCAAGCCGAGTTCGTGAGAGTTCCCCTTGCCGATAACAACTTGCTAAGGCTGCCTCACTCTGTGCCGGACGAGAAAG GACTGTACCTGTCTGATGTTCTGCCTACCTCATATCATAGTGTCTACTACACAGGAGTCAAAGCTAATGACTGCGTTGCCATCTGGGGCCTTGGCCCTATCGGCCTCATGGCCTGCGTCTGGGCGTTCCAGATGGGGGCTAAGCGCGTCATAGCCATCGACAACAACTGGCGCACCGAGTATGCAAAGCCCAAGATTGAAAACCTGGAGACAATCAATTACACTACCCTTGCAAGCGGCGAAACTGTGCCGGATAAAGTCCACGAGATGGTCCCTGGCGGGGTTGATGTTAGCATTGATGCAACTGGCGGCGAGTATGCCAAAGGGTGGGCGCATAAGCTAGAGATATGGGCAGGTCTGGAGCAGGACACGAGTGAGATGATAAACGAGTGCATTCGCTCCACGAGGAAATTCGGCGCAGTTGGCATAATTGGTGATTACGTCGGAG TCACCAACCACTTCAACGTGGGTTCTCTCATGGAGCGCGGCATCCGCCTGATCGGATGCGGCCAAGCTCCAGTTCAAAAAT ACTGGGAAGACCTCCTTTATAAGGTCGAAAATCTAACAATTGATCCTACTATAATGCTTACTCATCGTTTCAAGATAGATGATATTGCTAAAGGGTACTACGTGcaggagaagagggaaaaggGTCTCGTCAAGTGCTTTGTAGAGACGCGTTTTTCGGCTCGGCCTGCCCCAGATACGCCAGAACTCACCACCCTATGA
- a CDS encoding hypothetical protein (At least one base has a quality score < 10) → MLKDVEGKEYLDAMAGIAVAHLGHGRKDLAQVAYEQMSKLEVSSNQRNLTSTNAIKVCERLSGLAAQAFQEKMTGSRVYLTAGGGEGIEAAYHLALRYWNKSGPLGSSLGGGYRKQKLISFRNCYRGSTFIPASMKPEFSDYGWKRWMEGESENVCKSSPHELFMDKKKMKPGENVGQGAARQLEEAIIGEGPETVAAFVFEPAQGDGGAVDMHREFFPLAQEIFKRHGVSMIADEIMAFAKTGHWFGMELYGVCPDIMVISKGLTSGYLPMGAVIYTNELW, encoded by the exons ATGCTCAAAGATGTCGAAGGCAAGGAGTACCTTGATGCTATGGCAGGCATCGCAGTGGCCCATCTAGGCCATGGTCGTAAGGACCTTGCCCAAGTGGCATACGAACAA ATGTCCAAGCTGGAGGTAAGCTCGAACCAGCGCAATCTTACGAGTACAAACGCCATCAAAGTATGTGAGCGCCTCTCCGGTCTTGCCGCACAGGCATTCCAGGAAAAGATGACTGGCTCCCGGGTCTACTTGACTGCCGGCGGTGGCGAGGGAATCGAAGCAGCCTATCATCTGGCGCTGCGCTACTGGAATAAGTCTGGTCCTCTGGGCTCGAGCCTAGGCGGGGGATATAGGAAACAGAAGCTCATCTCGTTCCGCAATTGCTATCGCGGTAGCACATTCATACCAGCTTCCATGAAGCCAGAGTTTTCGGACTATGGATggaagagatggatggaGGGCGAGTCCGAGAATGTGTGCAAAAGTTCGCCACATGAGTTGTTTATGGACAAGAAAAAGATGAAGCCGGGCGAGAATGTCGGCCAAGGGGCTG CGAGACAGCTGGAAGAGGCCATCATCGGCGAAGGACCCGAAACTGTTGCTGCATTCGTGTTTGAACCGGCCCAAGGTGATGGCGGTGCCGTAGATATGCACCGAGAGTTCTTCCCTCTTGCACAAGAGATATTTAAGAGGCACGGCGTATCGATGATCGCTGATGAG ATCATGGCATTTGCCAAAACCGGCCATTGGTTTGGCATGGAGCTCTATGGCGTCTGTCCAGATATCATGGTTATCAGCAAGGGGCTGACCTCTGGCTACCTACCCATGGGTGCCGTGATATACACCAACGAGTTATGGTAG